tgggctttgcactcttccagctcctgggacagcagggtattcttttctgcaagaacctgcataacagatgatccttaaatcagttattctaactgcttcaagtctcgggggctactggtacatatatataattaccaaaattttcttacccgtatgtctttcacatactgctccgtggctctggctagaccattttgagtggcacggaggtacgcgtctcccgaattgaaggcatccaatgcctcttgggagaaacaagcgtcgcgaagaactgtccggcgatgcctgtggttcatggcactctccacctcagaattggtggcagacagcctgtccgcatcctccattggaggagcgtccggtgcgcgcctcgtgttcgcctccgcttccggaccagactttggagcctggctggtggaggcgcgattggcagcctctccggatatagtccagcgaggtctcttcgtcctgaagagagcacgagcgttaatatgcctcgTAGGAATAACACCTAGGAATAAGgcggcgcgctatacctttgcgccggtgcctcagtccggaccgcacttcttttcagctcgcggggccttgccgcccctcgttggctagtcgtcGCAGGCTCGGCCTCCTGTCTCAAGGACCTCCCTGCAAAACgcggttgtcatacggcaatcaAAAACACGCGAGGACAGATCCCTTCTCAAAGTGCTGGGACtccggtctcagttacctgcgaggctgggagtagccctggataatcggttgtaatggccaccaaggcgttgtccttgctcaattgatgaaacactccatcaatcagctccacagataagtccggatcctcttgagagtccgggtcgagggaccgtcccggatcctcgggttgtggaggagggttgtttatttctttaacagcctggcgcagttcctgcgttgaagtcgttagactgaaaatttaacaatgggaatataaaacgggtgggcaagtaaaagtgtccacttacccaacttgggggattgtacatagaaaatccaccccgtgggttgacgcggagaaattcctcctcttctcccttgtacaaagcggacaaggtctttattagagcggcagccgaatccggccccttacggccgtagcgggtggcgccgtcctccccgttgaagtcccacatggggtggcctctatactgaagcggctgcacccctcgcatgatgcatgcggtcatgaccccgatcatggtcagtccggaatgagctaacaatcttatccggcccatcaggtaaataacgtccttgtcactttccctctaaggactccgtggacgccagcttaggcacttctttaggggagcactgtcgaactcagggaggccgatccggacatgatccagcagcgggacgtcttctatataaaaccattccgaaggccagtcctcggacgccttctttggggttccgaatagatatccggtcccggcgatgcgccacacttcggctccgcccacttgatatatcgacccctccttagagcggggcacaaggcagaatagccttttccacagcgtgaaatgagcctcgcagcccaaaaacagctcgcaaagggctacgaagcccgcgatatgcaatatggaggcaggcgtgaggttgtgcagctggaggccatagaactccagaagcccccggagaaacggatgaattggaaatccgagccctcttattaagtaaggggcaaggcatacccgctctcctttggagggattgggggtgctctccgcttgctctccgccattataggtggcaagtccggctcgaaccgggaccatgtaggccggggggggggggagaaatcccttggtctggagcttcactagctcgctgtgcgggatggagcacctcttccaatctccaggctgagggctggaagggcgagaggaggagctgcggcggccggccatgatagaatggacctctgtcggatacgctctaATGAATACTCGTggaagggagaaggtgtggtttggatctaaatcctcgtccccttaaataggcggctcattcacgtggctaggggtgtaaatataaaaaacaccctgacttttcgtattcgtttgacacgtggaaaacggccattattgggcgtagaagccaaggagcactacatttacaagaaaccggacactattcaacaggtacatggaatttggaggagaacccgccttgcaatgccgaagacaatctgcgcgccggactcctcgtcattgaagcctggttcaggggctactgagggagtcctggattagggggtgtccggatggccggactataccttcggccggactcctggagtatgaagatacaagactgaagacttcgtcccgtgtccggaagggactttccttggcgtggaaggcaagcttggcgatacagatatgtagatctcctaccattgtaaccaactctgtgtaaccctagccctctccggtgcctatataaaccggagagttttagtccgtaggacgaacaataatcataccataggctagcttctagggtttagcctctctgatctcgtggtagatctactcttgtactatccatatcatcaatatcaatcaagcaggacgtagggttttacctccatcaagagggcccgaacctgggtaaaacatcgtgtcccctgccttctgttaccatccgacctagacgcacagttcgggaccccctacccgagatccgccggttttgacaccgacactcaccatGGCTGGAGCACCACTGTCGCCCGCCCTCGCCTTCTTCTGGCCATGGACAGACCACTGGCCTGAGGTGCCCATGTGCGGCGCGGGTGAGCACTGGCCTGAGGGCGCCGGAGCCGGCTTCTTTCGCGCGGAGGAGGAGGTCTTTGGCATGGACGGACCACTCCGGCGATGGGCTGGGTGGATGTGACGGCGGAGGAGCGGCGACGCACGGGATGCTGCTCCAGATGGTGGTGTAGGGGAGCACATGAAGTGTTTGTTAAAATGTCAGACaaggaaagaggaggaagaagaagaatgacatgtgggcctgaCCCGTCATCACAGTCAACATGACAGTCAAAATAAACGGAGTTGACGATTTCCGCCATGTCAGCCCTGATAAACGGGCCCCTCCTGTTATAAATGTGTTTAAATTGTCTAAACTGGCCATTTTATGAAAGTGGTATTTTTTTGTCACAGAGTTAGTATTAATCTGGAGTTTTTAGTCAGTTTTTAAAATATGATAGTTCCGTGGGACGGATacgtgaaatgtggtagttttttgtcaattaCTCCCCTCAGCGAGATCGCCGAGATTTTGCTGGACGTCCTGGAAATCGGCATGTTCCTTGGCAGCGAGGTCTTGAGGGTTTGAGGAAGAGGACGACATGCCCTAAAAAAAAGCCTGGCTCACGGAGCCCCTCTTCTTGCATCACGCGTTGTCTAGCTGACTGCCTGGTCTCGCATCACACGATGAACGTCATCGGAGACGAGGGCGTGACATCGACCTCGATGACGTATTCCACCGCAACTCGATCGGCGACTACACAGTACACACACAAGACGGATCTACGAGTTCTCTCGGTGATGGTGTAACTGATCGCGCTGTCCGACACCAGCGCAGTCGCAGCATGTTTCCCACCGGCGACGCTGCCGCTGGGTCGCCTCGGCGCAGGAGGTGGCCAGCCTGTGACGGAGTGACTGGGTGACTGGGTGAGCACACGCCGGAGCTTGCGAGGAGTGCACGGcgggtgctcgacgaaatgcgCCGGCGACATAGCCCgacaggtgttcgacgaaatgcgcCGGCAGCATCGACCCGCCCGGCAGGTGTTCGAGCCTTCGAGGTAACAATGCTCGCGAGTAATAAGTAATGGACCTGAACCGGGTGTCCTGCAAAATGGCGATGACGTGACCTTCCTGCCCAGCTCGCGGCGGCCGTGCACGCCTGCCGCCCGGCCCAGCTGCACTGCTGCTGCAGTGCCCAAGACGCCTGCTGCTACTGTGATAGGTATGCATGTGCCTACCTGCTTGCTCTTATCTTCTTGCGATTCCATTGCGCTTGCGCTGTGATGGGTACTTCAGTTATCAAATGTGCAGAAGTTCAGAAAAAGATCACCCCCTCCTCTGTGTGAAACTAGTGGGAAATGGGATTGCATTATCTATCTTAAGCGGTTGGTGTTATGGGTTAGGACCCAGGGGACAGGCACGAAGACTTGGGGATTGGCAAGTCTTCGGTCCGACGATGCACGCATCTGCTCGCAGCTTGCTGTCTTGTCGTCCTGGCCGGACTTAAAAACATGCCGATCTCTGTCCCTGTGGCAGCCTGGTACTTGAATGGCGTTATATTAGCTTGCCATGCACGTGGCACTTAAGTAAAGTAAATCTAGCGCGATTCTCGCTGGATACTACACAGGCACAGTCACAGAGCACCCCAACAAACCTCTGCAAGTCTTCAGGTCCAAGTCAATCAAAAGAACAAAGACAGGTCTGTGTTCCCACACATTTCACACACCTGCTGTAGGCCTGAAATTGAAATGGTGGTAGATAAACTTTCAGGCACCACAATCCAAGAATCGCAAAACTTTTTCGTATATTCTCGAGGTTCAGTTAAAATGAAAAAGATAGATAGAAAGGGCAGAGGAAAGAGCCAGGAGGGAACATGCTCCCTCAAAAAGAAACATAGTAATATATTCAGATGGAAAGACACGAGGGATAACGACCGGCTCTGGAAAACTGCCTTGGACGTTTGTGCAAGTTGTGTTATAGTAGCTTGACAATACTGTACTACTGCAAGTTATCCTATTGCAATTCGGTAGGCATGGATGTAGTAAATATGCTCTTTTTTCTGTAGTAAATATGCTGTAATCTGATTATCTGAACTCAGCACACATTTTGCCCACATAAGTTTCTGCCGCTCCCaattaggtactccctccgtttcgaattactcgtcgcagaaatggatgtatctagatttagatacatccatttctgcgacgagtaatttggaacagagggagtaggagTGTAGTAAAGATGCTGTATGAAGCTGTATGAAGCTAGGACGGACTAGGggtgaactgcagaaaaaagaGTGCTGCGCTTTTATGGCTACAACGGCGAAGCTTCGGCCATTTGAAACGGTCCACGTTTTCGGCCATGGGGATATTTCTTCATCTTGCCCACTCCCCCCTTCCTGTGCAGTGGAACTGTGGAACACTCGACAAAGACCAGCGCCGTTTACTAGTTCACCTCAATCTTGCAAACCCACATGAGCTACAATCTTTAGAGAGAAGCCAGAGATTTGCAGAGGAATCTCAGACCCATGGCGGATTCCGGGGAGCAGAACGGCAATGGCCATGCCCCTGCAGCTGCCGGCAACGCTCCCGTcgagccgcagcagcagcagccagccGGCGCCGACGAGGCCGAGCTCGTGTGGAAGCTGAGGAAGTACCTGGTGCTGATGGCCATCCTTGTGGCGGCCATCACGTTCCAGGCGGGGCTGGCCCCGCCGGGCGGCGTCTGGCAGGAGAGCAACAAGGGCCGCGTCGCCAGCGACATCGTGATGAGGTCCAGCTACCCCAGGCGGTACCACGTCTTCTTCTACTGCAACACGACGGCGTTCGGGGCCTCGCTCATGGTGCTCATACTGCTCCTGGTGAGGAAGGTGAGCCGGAATCCGGTCTGGCTCCGCGCGCTTCAGTTCGCCATGATCCTGGGCTTGCTGGGGCTCATGGGGGCCTACGCCGCTGGGAGCTGCAGGGAGGTGAGGGCCTCTGTTTACATCTGGGTGTTACTCCTTGCCATCTTCGCCTATGTCACACTCCATGTGGTGTTCTTCAAGCACCTGGCACCTGAGGGGCTGCGGAAATTTCTATCCGGTGTCAAGAAACGTTGGAAGGGAACTCTGGGGCACATTTTTAATTCGTCAAAACCAGATAAGCAAAAGGCTTCAAATGCAGAGAGGGTAGCCGATGATGGAGTGAATTCAATTAACATAGAAGAACCTGAAAGAAATGGCAGCTCCGAGCAGGTtcttgcagcagcagcagcagaagaagaagaagagaagaagaaaaaggagaaagaGGCTGCAGACaagaagagagaggaagaagtggaACATCTTGAAAGAAATCGCAGCTCCTTGCTGGTTCTTGCCACACTGGCAGCAACCGTGACTTATGTCGCAGGGCTAAGTCCTCCAGGTGGCTTCTGGTCTGATGATAACAATAACCACATTCCTGGTGACCCGGTGCTGCGAGATCACTACCCACGCCGATTCAAGGCCTTCTTCTATTGCAATGCCACTGCTTTTGCTGGAtcactcgtcatcatcatcatgctCCTCAGTCAAACAGCGTTGGATCATGTTGTCAAGTCAAATGCTCTGCGGATGTGTGTGCTAGTTAGCCTCTTTGGGCTTATGGGGGCATATGCTGCCGGAAGTTGCAGGGAGGTCCATACATCTATCTATGTCTTTGCACTTGTTGGCGCAGTCTTTCTCTACCTCATCATTAAGTTTATTGGACCTGCTGTGCCCAAGCCGGGGGGTGTAGGAAACACCATCACACGTCTGGAAGAGAAGTGGGATAAACTGCTTAAGAAGCTGAAAGATTTCTTCATGACCCCGTCAGAACGTGACCAACCGCCTCAATCCAACAACAGCAACAGCTCAAACACTGATGATCCTGCTAAGGATGGTCTACAGAAGTTGCACACATACCTTCTATTGCTTGGCATCCTTGCTGCCACAGTCACCTACCAAGCTGGGCTGAATCCACCAGGAGGCTTTTGGACAGATAGTACTGATGAGCATACTGCTGGTGATCCAATTTTGGAGGTCATCAGTCCCAAGCGCTACAAGGCATTCTTCTATTGCAACGCCACAGCATTCGTAGCCTCTTTGGTTATCATCATCCTGCTCCAGAGTCAGCAGATTACCCTTCATGCCATGAAGCGTAATGTACTGCAAACAGCGATGGCAGTGGTTCTCTTTGGTCTCATGGGAGCCTATGTTGCTGGAAGCAGCAGGAAGTTCTCAACATCCATTTATGTGTTCATTCTAGTGCTCCTGGTTTTCGCCTATGTGGCACTTCATACTATATATGTACCTCGCATTCTCAAGGCACCAGTGAAGAAGTTAATAGAGGATATAGAGGCTTCCATACCAGAATCCTCCCAAAATCTTGGTCCTTCTGAACTTGCTACTGAAGAAAAAGATTTGCAGAAGAGGCGCAAGTTTCTGATGTTGCtcgcaattctagcagcttctatCACATACCAAACTGGCATAAGCCCACCAGGTGGCTTTTGGACTGACAACAACGGCCACCGAGCAGGTAACTCGGTGTTTCGTGACGAGTTCCGAAACCGTTATAGGGTGTTCTTCTACTTCAATGCCACTGCTTTCATGGCGTCCCTGGCCGTTATTCTGTTGCTTGTTAGCAAGAGGCTATGCGACAGAGGTCTGAAGTGCTATGCGCTGCGCACATGTGTACTGGTTGATCTTATCAGCCTCATGGGTGCTTTTGCCGCTGGAAGCTGCAGAAAAGTGTCAACATCTGCCTATGTCATTCTTGTCATTGTTGCTGTGTTTGTCTATGTCATGATTCAAGTCATGGTTCTAGTATATGCAAAAGACAAGGTGAATAAACTGATGGTGTGGATGTTCAAAGGACAAATGGCCAGCTATAAAATTTTAGAGCACCAAGATACATCTACGGATCGTAAGAGAAGCACACGGGAGCACAAATGGCGCAAAGATTTAATGATGATTGGGACTCTTGCAATCACTGTCACATACCAAGCTGGTCTGCTCCCGCCAGGAGGAGTTTGGCCTGATGACCGGGATGGCCATTTTGCAGGTGACCCAATCCTCCATGATACCAACTTAACACGGTACAAGGTATTCTTCTACTGCAACGCCACAGCATTCATGGCCTCAATGGTCATGGTCAGCCTCCTACTGAACAACACAATAAGCAAGTACAAGAGATCTCTTCTTGTTATGAAAACGGCAATGGTATTGGGATTGCTTGGTTTACTTGGGGCATATGCTGCGGGCAGCTGCAGGAAGTTTAAGACATCTGCGTACATTTTTGCACTTGTCATTGCCGTGATCATCTACATCGTCATTCATGTCTTATTGTCATTTGACGAAGTGGCAAGGTTAGTGAAGGAGAAGTGGGAAAAGTGGGTGGGATGTCTGCAAAATTCCTTCGGTTGCAACTGATTCAAGCAATCAACCATCTGATGGAGAACCAGGACAAAGTCCTCTGCCTGTGTAAGAGTAGTCTCAGTTGTGGCATTTGTTCAGTCTATCATGAGATAGACACAACCTCCAAAGTTTCAATTTGTGTTTTATTCTTGCTCAAGGCCATCATGTAGTATTATTTGGTGCATTCTTTGGATGTGAGCAAAAGATAATACAAATGACAACTGTGAGGTGTGAAGTGGCTCTTCTTTCTTAGTTAACAATCTGTGGAATTACCTCATGAAGTGAAAATTGTTTGCCTACACGAATATGCAGATCATATGGTAACCCAGGAATGCAATATGCCAATATTTATTAGTGGTAGAGAATGCTAACTGACAATATCCAAATTTGCAATAACACCAGAATAACCACCTAGTGGAGAGGGGCAAAACAGCCTGCATAGATACTCTCAATCCTTGGAACAATACTGAAAGAGATAATTAGGAGCGACGTTACAAAGTGAGGATGTAATTTTAGCTAAATAGTCTCTTTGAAAATGACGCAATTCAGTGGATTACTGCATCGCGGTGTCACTAGCATTTTATCAGCACTGGAACACTGATACCTCCATTGGACTCTTGAGTTGAGTTCTCCTGTTCTTGTGTGTAGATGATGTTCAGGTATGAGGTTATTTTGGGTAGTATGCAATATTTCTACATACTGCACTTTCTCTGTTTTTACAAATAAAATTtcaagggggggaggggggtttggaaGATACTTGTTCAAGGATGGAGTCATGGCAGGAAtaaaccttcctttcctttttgcaAAAGAGGAAGGACTAGATCATGGGAGTGTGCACAAGGCTCACTGTGCAGTTGTAAAGTATATTAATACATTATTCCCTTAAAAATTGATAAATGACAAGTAATCTGAAAGCTTGGTTGAGAATAGCTGTACCAATATGTTTGGATCACGCGATCTATGTACCGGGATGGCTTTAAAGCAATTAGAGGGATGAACATACAGCACTTCTTGACTGGAAATAAGATAATTTATAATTAAGCTAATACATATGGTTCCTTTTTAGGGGTTAGTTTGATATCTCATAATTTATAATTTATTTTAAAATCGGAATATCTAATAAATGTACGCCCATGCTATTAGATCTTATAGTTGGAAAATGAGACTTAAATATTGCGGCATATGTAATCTGGAAGCAGATTCTCTGACATTAAGATTAGATGCTGCTACCAACAATAAGCTCAGGACCAACCAGGTCAACTAAAAGACAAGAGCAAGCGGGAACTGTCTACTTTGTGCAGGATTGAGAAAATAAATACTGCAGACAAATTGCAAATGTCACAATCAATGTTTTGAAGATGACTTCATCAAAGGGATAAAAGAAGCTTATAATCAGCGAGAGATAATAATTAAAAAAGGTCATATCAGTGATTAGCACACATTCCTGAACAAGGACAAGGAATACTCTTACATGATAAGCATAGAAATACCGCATTACAGGATTCAAACCCGTTTTACTGTTTATGCTGGGCCACTGCAAGAGATGCTTTGCAACTGTTACACAAAGCTGGGAATCGACTAGGAATAACCAAATGGAAACACTtagttttctgtttctttttcatttttgaCGATAGCATGGTCGTTTCTGAATGGCTAAATATGAAACTATTTTCTAATATCCTTTGACTGTTTCTGTCTGTAAATTTGTCATTTAATTTGATTTCACTGTTTGTTTTCTTCACACCCTCTTAACTTCTGGAAATAATAACAAGGACCAGAACCTGGGAATATTCTGAATCCTAAGCAAGACAGATGAACGCGGCAATCTTCAGACTTCAAATTCTTAGTTGAGATTTGCTTTGGTTCTATGAGCTCATGGTCATGGAGTCCGAGCCACACCCTGGTAATGGTCATGAACCACAAAATACAGCaagtcaacaacaacaacatcagtaTGATGAACAAACACCGAGTAGTGCTGATGAAGCAGAGTTTCTATGGAACCTGAGGAAGTACTTGATCCTGCTGGCAACTTTATCGGCTACTATCACCTACCAGGCGGGGCTGGCACAACCGGGTGGTCTCTGGCCAGATAACCAGCAAGGTTACCTTGCCGGTTACGCTGTCATGTTTCTTAGCCGCACCAAGCGGTACAGGATGTTCTTCTACTGCATTCCTTACATCACTCATTGTTCTGATCCTGCTCCTGGTCAGGGAGCTGAGACGGAATGCAATTTGGCTCCGTTCGCTGCAGTTTGCGCTGCTGCTTGACCTGCTCTGACTTGTGGGGGCCTATGCTGCCGGGAACCGCAGGGAGGTCAGAACATCCGTTTATATCTGGGCATTACTTGTTGGCATCTTCACGTATGTTGGACTTCATGTAGTATTCTTCCTCCATCTAGCTCCTGAATGGCTTGGAGAAATATTCTGGGACATCTAGAGGTTCCAGGAAGATTCTATAGCACACATTTTCAATAGAAGGTGGTACATAAAACATGAGCTAGATGCTGCTATCCAAGATGAGCTACATAAAACATGAACTTTTGTGTTCTCtatcagtggcggagccagaaactCAATATAGAGGGGGGCAAACATGTTATATAATGTTAGACAGGGCCAAATCATCTAAATCTTGCTAATTTTGTTTGAGAAATGGAGGATTAAGAGCACATATAGTGGTATTTATGAGAGCatagggggaggggggggggggcttggcccCTGCCAGCACCCATGCCTCTGCCACTGTTCTCTGTTGCTTGggcggtttgctttatatataaagcggggcaaaagcctCTTTTGGTATCCGAGATGAAAAGGAGGCACTGGAGCAGAATCACGGTTTTTTGCTGGTTGCCGCTACATTGGCAGCAACAAAGACATATACTACAGGGTTAAGTCCACCAGGTGGCAGATCTTACTGGTATGATAACAAGGGTAGCCACATTGCTGGCGACCTGGTGCTTCGAGACAAATACCCCCTCGGCTTCAACGCGTTTATGTTCTTAAATAAAACTGCCTTTTATGGatccattgtcatcatcatcatcatgcttCTCAGTAAAACGGGAGTGAATTGCATTGACATGTCAAATGTAATTCGGTTGTGGATTCTGATCAGTCTTACGGCTACTTATGTCGTAGGGAGTCACAGGAAAATCCATACATCTATCTTTGTGTTCCCACTTTTTGGTGCAGTCCTACTCTACCTCAACATTCAATGGGTTGCTCCTATAGTGCCTAAGCCGGAATTTATGAGGATGTGTATCAAGTGGATGGAAGGACAGCAGAATAAGCTGGTCTTGAAGCTAAACTCCTTTATGTATAGTTGCAGCAGATCCATTGGGCAGGTGACACGATTACAGTATGATGGGCAACATTCATTCAGAAATGGCGCATCAAGCACTGTTAATAATGTGAAAGATGACTTGGGGAAGTTGCAGACATACCTTTTATGGTTTGCCATCCTTGTTGCAAGTATTACATACCAAGTTGGGTTGCATCCCCCCGGTGGGTTTTGGCCACCACCTAAACCGATTATGAAGTAAAGAGGTATTGTATTcctcagtccagaagatatgcaagaatcaaagaaatctatgaaggagaaaggtattaaatctgaagacgttaagaatctaccacctattgtattgaagaaatacatgaactTGAAATCCCGACATAGGTAAtggaggtaaattctctttatagatttgatgaggGTGACATTTCTTATAATAAATCTCCTAGTctatgcttggatgaatttgataatttcATTATttagcaagaaaacttcaataaaTACATAAGTGATCAAATgaaacacaatgcttttatgattGAACGCTTGAGTGATATAATGTTTAGGATTGTTAATGATGTTATAGGATTATATAAGCACTCATCTATGGTTCAAAcacaattagaacaagttgctaaatcacaaaatgatttgcttaatgagaaaCAATAAAATGAAcaatcatgttgttagagtaataactagaggaggtaaaacgACTCAGGATCCTCTATATCCTGAAGGTCATCCTAAACGAATTGAATAAGGttctcagagaattaataatgATGTACTAGTTAACCTaggaggaaaaagaaaaagaaaaatattaaGGATAGAACTTTGCATGCATCCTGTGAACTTGTCATAGAAAACCTTCTTAGAATTCTAaagatgtttctatttctgatgctgagacacagtCTGATAATGAACCTATACGTAGTGATGATGAAAATGGCGATGCCAATGATGATCACATTGATACTCAATGAGACAATAATAAAGAATCTGATAGTGATATAGAAATAGAACCTGCAATTGATCTTGATAACACACCTCCttaaaataaaagatatgacaaaaagACTTCATTGTTAGAAAATATGATAAataaagagagccttgggttcaaaaacccatgccattTCCTAGTAAGGTTGTAAAATATAGAGATGAGGAGGCTTTTAatcgctttgttgaaatgcttagtgttgtggaattgtcacggcagatgtcctagcggaaggacttagtcgtatggccatcgcaactaggaagcttaaaggggttaatccggacaaaggacacgagaggttttatactagttcggccccctgcgatgaaggtaaa
The sequence above is drawn from the Triticum aestivum cultivar Chinese Spring chromosome 7A, IWGSC CS RefSeq v2.1, whole genome shotgun sequence genome and encodes:
- the LOC123150306 gene encoding uncharacterized protein; this translates as MADSGEQNGNGHAPAAAGNAPVEPQQQQPAGADEAELVWKLRKYLVLMAILVAAITFQAGLAPPGGVWQESNKGRVASDIVMRSSYPRRYHVFFYCNTTAFGASLMVLILLLVRKVSRNPVWLRALQFAMILGLLGLMGAYAAGSCREVRASVYIWVLLLAIFAYVTLHVVFFKHLAPEGLRKFLSGVKKRWKGTLGHIFNSSKPDKQKASNAERVADDGVNSINIEEPERNGSSEQVLAAAAAEEEEEKKKKEKEAADKKREEEVEHLERNRSSLLVLATLAATVTYVAGLSPPGGFWSDDNNNHIPGDPVLRDHYPRRFKAFFYCNATAFAGSLVIIIMLLSQTALDHVVKSNALRMCVLVSLFGLMGAYAAGSCREVHTSIYVFALVGAVFLYLIIKFIGPAVPKPGGVGNTITRLEEKWDKLLKKLKDFFMTPSERDQPPQSNNSNSSNTDDPAKDGLQKLHTYLLLLGILAATVTYQAGLNPPGGFWTDSTDEHTAGDPILEVISPKRYKAFFYCNATAFVASLVIIILLQSQQITLHAMKRNVLQTAMAVVLFGLMGAYVAGSSRKFSTSIYVFILVLLVFAYVALHTIYVPRILKAPVKKLIEDIEASIPESSQNLGPSELATEEKDLQKRRKFLMLLAILAASITYQTGISPPGGFWTDNNGHRAGNSVFRDEFRNRYRVFFYFNATAFMASLAVILLLVSKRLCDRGLKCYALRTCVLVDLISLMGAFAAGSCRKVSTSAYVILVIVAVFVYVMIQVMVLVYAKDKVNKLMVWMFKGQMASYKILEHQDTSTDRKRSTREHKWRKDLMMIGTLAITVTYQAGLLPPGGVWPDDRDGHFAGDPILHDTNLTRYKVFFYCNATAFMASMVMVSLLLNNTISKYKRSLLVMKTAMVLGLLGLLGAYAAGSCRKFKTSAYIFALVIAVIIYIVIHVLLSFDEVARLVKEKWEKWVGCLQNSFGCN